In a single window of the Rhodamnia argentea isolate NSW1041297 chromosome 2, ASM2092103v1, whole genome shotgun sequence genome:
- the LOC115740165 gene encoding NAD(P)H-quinone oxidoreductase subunit M, chloroplastic → MAASSSYMASTKFSMLGWLGQSKKFGQSSSSSSSPFTISAQQQAQVQEQEDPREAAASSPGQEKATRPEATRLRPVEPQVNVKSKNMSREYGGQWLSSTTRHVRIYAAYIDPVTCEFDQSQMDKLTLILDPTNEFVWTPETCNMVYSYFQELVDHYEGAPLTEYTLRLIGSDIEHYIRKLLYDGEIKYNMNARVLNFSMGKPRILFNNNNLDGQIPDAQ, encoded by the exons ATGGCAGCATCATCCTCTTACATGGCATCCACAAAATTCTCCATGTTAGGCTGGCTCGGGCAAAGCAAAAAATTCGGccaaagcagcagcagcagcagcagcccgTTCACCATTTCGGCTCAGCAGCAAGCGCAAGTCCAAGAGCAGGAAGACCCTCGAGAAGCAGCAGCCTCCTCCCCGGGACAGGAGAAGGCCACGCGGCCGGAAGCGACGAGGCTGAGGCCGGTCGAGCCGCAAGTGAACGTCAAGAGCAAGAACATGAGCCGCGAGTACGGGGGCCAGTGGCTGAGCAGCACGACGCGGCACGTGCGGATCTACGCCGCGTACATCGACCCGGTCACCTGCGAGTTCGACCAGAGCCAGATGGACAAGCTCACCCTCATCCTGGACCCGACCAATGAGTTCGTGTGGACCCCGGAGACGTGCAACATGGTCTACTCCTACTTCCAGGAGCTCGTTGATCACTACGAG GGCGCGCCGCTGACGGAGTACACGCTTCGGCTGATCGGGTCGGACATAGAGCACTACATAAGGAAGCTGCTGTACGACGGGGAGATCAAGTACAACATGAACGCCAGAGTGCTCAATTTCAGCATGGGAAAGCCCAGGATTCTGTTCAACAATAACAACCTTGACGGCCAAATTCCTGATGCACAATGA